In Bacillota bacterium, a genomic segment contains:
- a CDS encoding alpha/beta-type small acid-soluble spore protein, which produces MAQGSSSSKRKLVPQAYNALNQFKYEVAQELNINPEYKTGYWGNISSRECGAVGGHMVRKMIASAEQALANQANALNNNFRP; this is translated from the coding sequence ATGGCACAAGGATCCAGCTCATCAAAGCGAAAACTCGTACCCCAAGCTTACAATGCTTTAAATCAATTTAAATACGAAGTAGCTCAAGAACTTAATATTAACCCAGAGTATAAAACAGGTTATTGGGGCAATATCTCATCAAGAGAATGCGGAGCGGTCGGAGGACATATGGTCCGCAAAATGATTGCTTCAGCAGAACAAGCTCTTGCTAATCAGGCTAACGCTCTAAACAACAACTTCCGTCCGTAA
- the rsxC gene encoding electron transport complex subunit RsxC, translating to MSSLVRTFPLGGGHIPHRKNATEHKPIMTLPAPKRVVIPLSQHIGAPCRPIVQVGDTVKLGQKIGEAEQYISAPIHASVSGKVVEIGEMELFDGSKSNCIVIENDGLDQTEPELKRDYTGLTPKQLVEIIREAGIVGMGGAGFPTHVKVSPPKPIDTVLINGAECEPYLTCDHRLMLEEAKKLLDGLKIMMQAVGADRGIIGVEVNKKDALNHLEKLCADQPNLSVVGLKVKYPQGAEKQLIKAALGREVPSGCLPAEVGCIVSNVHTVIAVAEAVISGISSYQRVITVAGGAIYDPRNLLVRIGTPLREVIEFCGGLGVAEVIVAGGPMTGKLVKSLDGPVVKNLSGVLALIKDEVAEELNRPCIRCARCVDHCPAGLQPNFLAEWSCNGMLEQAEKNHIMDCIECGLCSFVCPSQRGLSRFIQEGKKAIRTKVSAV from the coding sequence ATGAGCAGCTTGGTTAGGACCTTTCCTTTAGGCGGAGGCCATATTCCCCATCGCAAAAATGCGACTGAACATAAACCGATCATGACCCTGCCGGCTCCTAAACGAGTGGTAATTCCACTCAGCCAGCATATCGGAGCGCCGTGCAGACCAATCGTTCAGGTGGGAGATACTGTCAAGCTTGGCCAGAAAATTGGCGAAGCGGAGCAGTACATTTCTGCCCCGATTCATGCTAGTGTTTCCGGTAAAGTTGTTGAGATAGGCGAGATGGAGCTTTTTGACGGCTCTAAATCAAACTGTATTGTTATAGAAAACGATGGCCTCGATCAAACTGAACCTGAGTTGAAAAGAGACTACACCGGCCTGACTCCAAAGCAGTTGGTGGAGATTATCAGGGAAGCCGGAATTGTAGGTATGGGTGGAGCAGGATTCCCCACGCACGTCAAGGTTTCACCCCCGAAACCTATTGATACTGTTTTAATAAATGGAGCCGAATGCGAGCCGTATTTAACCTGTGATCACCGTTTGATGCTTGAGGAAGCAAAGAAACTGCTTGATGGCCTTAAGATCATGATGCAGGCTGTCGGCGCTGACCGGGGTATTATCGGAGTTGAGGTTAATAAAAAGGATGCTCTTAATCATCTCGAAAAGCTCTGTGCCGATCAACCGAATCTCAGTGTGGTGGGTCTGAAGGTGAAGTATCCGCAGGGCGCAGAGAAACAGTTAATTAAGGCCGCTCTTGGCAGAGAAGTGCCTTCAGGCTGTCTGCCGGCTGAGGTAGGCTGCATTGTAAGCAATGTGCACACAGTAATTGCTGTGGCAGAAGCAGTTATCTCCGGCATCAGTTCTTACCAGAGGGTGATTACTGTGGCTGGAGGAGCGATTTATGACCCCCGCAATTTGTTAGTGAGAATTGGCACACCGCTGCGGGAGGTCATTGAATTTTGTGGTGGCTTAGGTGTCGCAGAAGTTATTGTAGCTGGCGGACCTATGACCGGTAAACTTGTTAAGAGCTTAGATGGTCCGGTTGTGAAGAACTTGTCGGGTGTGCTCGCTCTAATTAAAGACGAAGTAGCGGAGGAGCTGAATCGTCCCTGCATCCGCTGTGCTCGCTGCGTTGATCACTGCCCGGCAGGTCTGCAGCCTAATTTCCTGGCGGAATGGAGCTGCAATGGCATGCTTGAACAAGCAGAAAAGAACCACATTATG